One part of the Desulfobacterales bacterium genome encodes these proteins:
- a CDS encoding gamma carbonic anhydrase family protein, with amino-acid sequence MIIIEYKGKKPKIGNNVFIAPNATIIGNVEISDNSSVWYGAVIRGDLDLITIGSNTNIQDNCTVHTDYGKPTIIGNNVTIGHNAVVHGCTIEDNCLIGFNAGVLNGAIIKKNSVVAAGSVVKEGQIVGPYHLVAGVPSTLKKELSKEIGDSLELPAKVYCEIAKEHAINTKIYDFY; translated from the coding sequence ATGATTATAATTGAATATAAAGGCAAAAAACCTAAAATCGGGAACAATGTTTTTATTGCTCCAAACGCTACAATAATCGGAAATGTTGAAATAAGTGATAATTCGAGTGTATGGTATGGTGCTGTTATAAGAGGCGATTTGGATTTAATAACAATAGGATCAAACACAAACATTCAAGATAATTGCACAGTCCATACGGATTATGGAAAACCAACCATCATCGGTAACAATGTTACGATAGGGCATAATGCTGTAGTTCATGGATGCACCATAGAAGATAACTGTTTAATCGGATTTAATGCTGGCGTATTAAATGGAGCTATAATTAAAAAAAATTCTGTAGTTGCTGCTGGCTCTGTAGTAAAAGAAGGCCAAATTGTAGGACCTTACCATCTTGTAGCTGGAGTACCATCAACTCTTAAAAAAGAATTATCAAAAGAAATAGGAGATTCATTGGAATTACCTGCAAAAGTTTATTGTGAAATTGCAAAAGAACATGCGATTAATACAAAAATATACGATTTCTATTAA